The following coding sequences lie in one Vibrio sp. BS-M-Sm-2 genomic window:
- a CDS encoding cold-shock protein: MSNKTNGVVKWFNEEKGFGFLTQDNGGADVFVHFRAIASEGFKTLKEGQQVSFEVEQGQKGLQAANVVAL; the protein is encoded by the coding sequence ATGTCTAACAAAACAAACGGCGTAGTAAAATGGTTTAACGAAGAGAAAGGTTTCGGTTTCCTAACTCAAGACAACGGCGGCGCTGACGTATTCGTTCACTTCCGTGCTATCGCATCTGAAGGTTTCAAGACTCTTAAAGAAGGCCAACAAGTGTCTTTCGAAGTAGAGCAAGGCCAAAAAGGTCTTCAAGCTGCAAACGTTGTAGCTCTATAA
- a CDS encoding NCS2 family permease, whose protein sequence is MSTDSTLKAQNSSGSLDSLFKITERKTTIGTELYAGFITFLAMSYILAVNPAILGGIPGMDKGAVFTATALAAAISTLIMGIWGNYPVMLAPGMSMNGFFKGLLLSGSVAVLWNEALFGIFLSGILYLAFSLTNIRKSMIESIPEDLKLAITVSLGLFIAFLGLKNAGIIVSNPFVLVGLGDISDPKVIIAYVSIFIALGCMVRDIKLATFISFVSAIALTILADVFMGTSNAPIPEQLVAMPPSMAGSFGAIFDFSAFTPEKMFDLLFIVLIFLIVDFFDGLSTIVGVGRDAGIIDKDGKVPNAKSALVADAGGTVIGSILGTTSITAFSESGIASSQGAKTGLAAVMVAGLFLISLFLYPIFSIFSAAMVAPAMVVVGIYMVGRLGQINWEKKESRIAAFFTIMFTVLSFSPANGMAMGFISYAFTMVVAGKRKEVHPLIYGLCVVFLTYLILL, encoded by the coding sequence GTGAGTACCGATTCCACCCTAAAAGCCCAGAACTCTTCTGGCTCACTTGATTCGTTGTTTAAAATCACTGAAAGAAAAACCACGATTGGCACTGAGCTGTACGCGGGTTTCATTACTTTCTTGGCGATGAGTTATATTCTGGCGGTCAACCCAGCGATTTTGGGTGGTATTCCTGGCATGGATAAAGGTGCCGTGTTTACTGCAACAGCACTTGCTGCGGCTATTTCGACCCTAATCATGGGTATTTGGGGCAACTATCCAGTGATGCTTGCGCCGGGCATGAGTATGAACGGCTTCTTTAAAGGCTTGCTATTAAGTGGTTCAGTCGCGGTCCTTTGGAATGAAGCACTATTCGGCATCTTCTTGTCGGGCATACTTTATCTTGCGTTCTCGCTGACCAATATTCGTAAGTCGATGATTGAGTCGATCCCTGAAGACTTGAAACTGGCAATTACCGTATCGCTCGGACTGTTTATTGCTTTTTTAGGTCTGAAGAATGCAGGTATTATCGTTTCTAACCCATTCGTGTTGGTTGGTCTAGGTGATATCTCAGATCCAAAAGTGATCATCGCTTATGTAAGTATCTTCATCGCACTAGGCTGTATGGTTCGTGATATCAAGCTCGCTACATTCATTTCATTTGTGTCGGCAATTGCATTAACTATTCTTGCTGACGTATTTATGGGTACATCAAACGCGCCAATCCCAGAACAGTTAGTAGCTATGCCGCCAAGCATGGCAGGCAGCTTCGGTGCTATCTTTGATTTCTCGGCTTTCACACCTGAGAAAATGTTCGACCTATTATTCATCGTGCTTATCTTCCTGATTGTCGATTTCTTCGATGGCTTGAGCACGATCGTTGGTGTTGGCCGCGATGCAGGAATCATTGATAAAGACGGTAAGGTGCCAAACGCGAAGTCGGCTCTAGTGGCTGATGCAGGCGGTACTGTGATTGGCTCAATTCTTGGTACCACATCGATTACGGCTTTCTCTGAGTCAGGTATTGCGTCTTCTCAAGGTGCGAAAACGGGCTTAGCGGCAGTCATGGTGGCTGGTCTGTTCTTAATCTCGCTGTTCCTATACCCAATCTTCTCTATCTTCTCGGCAGCCATGGTTGCGCCGGCGATGGTAGTGGTGGGTATTTACATGGTAGGTCGCCTTGGTCAGATTAACTGGGAAAAGAAAGAGTCACGCATTGCAGCCTTCTTCACCATCATGTTTACAGTGCTAAGCTTCTCTCCAGCGAACGGTATGGCGATGGGTTTCATCAGCTACGCATTCACAATGGTTGTGGCAGGTAAGCGCAAAGAAGTACACCCGCTTATCTACGGACTGTGTGTGGTGTTCTTAACTTACCTGATTCTGCTATAG
- the rpoZ gene encoding DNA-directed RNA polymerase subunit omega, translating to MARVTVQDAVEKVGNRFDLVLIAARRARQMQTGGKDSLVPEENDKPTVIALREIEEGLITKDVLDARERQEQQEQEAAELAAVSSIAHTR from the coding sequence ATGGCACGCGTAACTGTTCAAGACGCTGTTGAAAAAGTTGGCAACCGTTTCGACCTAGTTCTTATTGCGGCTCGCCGCGCACGTCAAATGCAAACTGGCGGTAAAGATTCACTAGTGCCTGAAGAAAACGATAAACCAACGGTTATCGCTCTTCGCGAAATCGAAGAAGGTCTTATCACTAAAGACGTACTAGATGCTCGTGAGCGTCAAGAGCAACAAGAGCAAGAAGCGGCTGAACTTGCAGCAGTAAGCAGCATCGCTCACACTCGTTAA
- a CDS encoding YicC/YloC family endoribonuclease: MIYSMTAYARKEVKGDWGTAVWEIRSVNQRYLETYFRMPEQFRGLEPILRERFRKRLARGKVECNLRFEANPAAKGELSINEGLAQQVINAANQVMTMTGEDSRLNPFQVMNWPGVMETPEQDMDAINKDLLEAFNDAIAEFIDARAREGENMKALIVQRLDAITEEVVKVRARMPEILEWQRERLLTKFEDAKIELEGSRVEQELILLAQKSDVAEELDRLDSHVKEANVVLKKGGACGRKLDFMMQEFNRESNTLASKSISTDITASGVELKVLIEQMREQIQNIE; this comes from the coding sequence ATGATTTATAGTATGACCGCGTACGCACGCAAAGAAGTAAAAGGCGATTGGGGTACAGCAGTATGGGAAATCCGTAGTGTAAACCAGCGTTACCTAGAAACTTACTTCCGTATGCCTGAACAGTTCCGTGGTTTAGAACCAATCTTGCGTGAGCGTTTCCGTAAGCGTCTAGCTCGCGGCAAGGTTGAGTGTAACCTGCGCTTTGAAGCAAACCCTGCAGCAAAGGGCGAACTAAGCATTAACGAAGGTTTGGCTCAGCAAGTAATTAATGCTGCTAACCAAGTAATGACCATGACTGGCGAAGACAGCCGTTTGAACCCATTCCAAGTCATGAACTGGCCTGGCGTGATGGAAACGCCAGAGCAAGACATGGATGCCATCAACAAAGATCTACTTGAAGCATTCAACGATGCAATTGCTGAGTTCATTGATGCTCGTGCTCGTGAAGGTGAGAACATGAAGGCGCTAATCGTACAGCGCTTAGATGCGATCACTGAAGAAGTCGTGAAAGTTCGTGCACGCATGCCTGAAATCCTAGAGTGGCAACGTGAGCGTCTTCTTACCAAATTTGAAGATGCGAAAATTGAACTTGAAGGTTCTCGCGTTGAGCAAGAGCTTATCCTACTGGCTCAGAAGTCAGACGTAGCAGAAGAGCTAGACCGTCTAGACTCTCACGTGAAAGAAGCGAATGTAGTACTGAAAAAAGGTGGCGCTTGTGGCCGTAAGCTTGACTTCATGATGCAAGAGTTCAACCGTGAGTCAAACACGCTAGCGTCTAAATCTATCAGTACAGACATCACAGCATCGGGCGTAGAGCTTAAAGTTCTCATCGAACAGATGCGTGAGCAGATTCAGAATATTGAATAA
- the gmk gene encoding guanylate kinase: MGKGTLYIVSAPSGAGKSSLISAMLETNPTYAMKVSVSHTTRGMRPGEENGVHYHFVEKHHFEDLIGKGEFLEYAEVFGNYYGTSRVWIEENLDRGIDVFLDIDWQGARQIREQMPQAKSVFILPPSNGELERRLNVRGQDSDEVIAKRMSEAKSEISHYAEYDYVIVNDDFDAALMDFRAIIRAERLKEDKQAAKYSGMLTALLAE, translated from the coding sequence ATGGGCAAAGGTACTCTTTACATCGTATCTGCACCTAGTGGCGCAGGTAAGTCGAGCTTGATCTCAGCAATGCTAGAAACCAATCCAACCTACGCAATGAAGGTATCTGTTTCACACACCACTCGCGGTATGCGCCCTGGTGAAGAGAATGGTGTTCACTACCACTTTGTAGAAAAACATCACTTCGAAGATCTTATTGGTAAAGGTGAGTTCCTAGAGTACGCTGAAGTGTTCGGCAACTACTACGGCACTTCACGCGTTTGGATTGAAGAAAACCTAGACCGCGGTATCGATGTATTCCTAGATATCGACTGGCAAGGCGCTCGTCAGATCCGTGAACAAATGCCTCAAGCGAAGAGTGTATTCATTCTTCCACCATCAAATGGTGAGCTAGAGCGTCGTTTGAATGTTCGCGGTCAAGATAGCGACGAAGTTATTGCGAAACGCATGAGCGAAGCAAAATCAGAGATTTCTCACTATGCAGAATATGATTATGTGATCGTGAATGATGACTTTGATGCAGCCCTAATGGACTTCAGAGCTATCATTCGTGCGGAACGTTTAAAAGAAGATAAGCAAGCAGCGAAATACAGCGGCATGCTTACTGCTTTATTAGCGGAATAA
- the rph gene encoding ribonuclease PH, which yields MRPNDRAVDQIRPIKITRNYTAYAEGSVLVEFGNTKVLCNATVEENVPRWLKGQGKGWVTAEYGMLPRATHTRNRREAASGKQGGRTMEIQRLIARSLRAVVDLKVMGEIMITVDCDVIQADGGTRTASISGASVAMADAINSLLASGKLKKNPMKGHVAAVSVGIVGAQALCDLEYVEDSAADTDMNVVMTEDGKMIEIQGTAEGEPFSHEELMQLLALANKGIADIVEAQKAALAD from the coding sequence ATGCGTCCAAATGACCGCGCTGTAGATCAAATTCGTCCAATTAAAATTACTCGTAACTACACAGCTTATGCTGAAGGTTCTGTATTAGTTGAGTTCGGCAACACTAAAGTTCTATGTAATGCGACGGTAGAAGAAAACGTGCCGCGTTGGTTAAAAGGCCAAGGTAAGGGTTGGGTAACCGCTGAATACGGCATGCTGCCACGTGCAACGCACACTCGTAACCGTCGTGAAGCGGCGAGCGGTAAGCAAGGCGGTCGTACGATGGAAATCCAACGTCTGATCGCGCGTAGCCTACGCGCTGTTGTTGACCTGAAAGTAATGGGTGAAATCATGATCACTGTCGATTGTGATGTTATCCAAGCAGACGGCGGTACTCGTACTGCTTCTATCTCAGGAGCAAGCGTAGCAATGGCTGACGCTATCAACAGCCTACTAGCAAGCGGTAAACTGAAAAAGAACCCAATGAAAGGCCACGTAGCGGCAGTTTCAGTGGGCATCGTTGGTGCACAAGCACTGTGTGACCTTGAGTACGTTGAAGACTCAGCAGCAGATACCGATATGAACGTTGTAATGACGGAAGACGGTAAGATGATTGAGATTCAAGGCACCGCAGAAGGCGAACCGTTCAGCCACGAAGAGCTGATGCAGCTTTTAGCCCTGGCGAATAAGGGCATTGCCGATATCGTCGAAGCGCAGAAAGCTGCGTTGGCCGACTAG
- a CDS encoding phosphate-starvation-inducible protein PsiE, producing the protein MPSHLPKSFSKPFLKVFHIMEAVLLVAITLATLFAMVEEFMHVFAERRVQLTDILLMFIYLEVLAMVQQFVMNGKIPVRYPIYIAMMAIARYITLGMKELDAVLIVWLSLAAFILAAATLLIRVGHHYWPYVDLRTKQPDE; encoded by the coding sequence ATGCCTTCTCATTTACCCAAATCTTTTAGTAAGCCGTTTTTAAAAGTGTTCCACATTATGGAAGCGGTATTGCTGGTGGCGATCACGCTCGCGACCTTGTTTGCGATGGTCGAAGAGTTCATGCATGTCTTCGCTGAACGCCGTGTACAACTGACCGACATTCTATTGATGTTCATCTATTTAGAAGTGTTGGCCATGGTTCAACAGTTTGTGATGAACGGCAAGATCCCAGTGCGATACCCAATCTATATCGCGATGATGGCGATTGCTCGTTACATCACTTTGGGTATGAAAGAGCTCGATGCGGTATTGATCGTTTGGTTATCTTTAGCGGCATTTATCTTAGCCGCTGCAACACTCTTGATTCGTGTTGGGCATCATTATTGGCCGTATGTAGACCTTCGAACCAAGCAGCCAGATGAGTAA
- the pyrE gene encoding orotate phosphoribosyltransferase, translated as MKAYQREFIEFALEKEVLKFGEFTLKSGRKSPYFFNAGLFNTGRDLARLGRFYAAALADSGIEFDVLFGPAYKGIPIATTTAVALADHHDVDTPYCFNRKEAKNHGEGGNLVGSELEGRIMLVDDVITAGTAIRESMEIIQANGADLAGVLVAIDRQEKGKGELSAIQEVERDFGCAIISIVSLTDLVTFLEEKGTDAAHLDAVKAYRAQYGI; from the coding sequence ATGAAAGCATATCAACGTGAATTTATTGAATTTGCACTAGAGAAAGAAGTACTTAAGTTTGGTGAGTTTACTTTAAAGTCTGGCCGTAAGAGCCCTTACTTCTTCAATGCTGGATTGTTTAATACAGGTCGTGACCTAGCACGCTTAGGTCGCTTCTACGCAGCAGCATTGGCTGATTCTGGCATTGAGTTTGATGTGTTATTTGGCCCTGCATACAAGGGTATCCCAATTGCAACGACGACAGCGGTTGCACTGGCAGATCACCACGATGTGGACACGCCTTACTGTTTCAACCGTAAAGAAGCGAAAAACCACGGTGAAGGTGGCAACCTAGTGGGTAGCGAACTTGAAGGTCGCATCATGTTAGTTGATGACGTGATCACTGCTGGTACTGCGATTCGTGAGTCGATGGAAATCATCCAAGCAAACGGCGCTGATTTAGCGGGTGTTCTGGTTGCGATTGACCGCCAAGAGAAGGGCAAAGGCGAGTTGTCTGCTATTCAAGAAGTAGAGCGTGACTTCGGTTGTGCAATTATCTCAATCGTTAGCCTGACTGACCTTGTGACTTTCCTTGAAGAGAAAGGCACAGATGCAGCACATCTAGACGCAGTAAAGGCGTACCGCGCTCAATACGGAATCTAA